Below is a window of Streptomyces qaidamensis DNA.
CTCCATTGAGGGGCTGTTCTTCCATCCGCGTTCACCGCTGCTGCTCGTGGATGCCGACACATCCGGAGCCGCGCTCGACATCCGCGACCCGGCCCGGCCTCGTGTGACGGACTCGGACTTCGACGGCGCCGCGGCGATCAGCCCTGATGCACGCCTGATCGTCACCGACGGGCAGGACGACACTGCGCACCTGTGGACCTTGTCCGACTCAGGCCGTCTCACCCGCGCCGGAACCGTCGAGACGCCGGGGATCCCCCCGCTGGGTTCACGGCGGAACGTGACCTTCAGCCCTGATGGGCACATCCTGGCGTACGGAGGTGATGACAACAGGGTCCGGCTCTGGGACGTGGCGAACCCCGGCAAGCCGGCGGTGCTGGCCGACCTCAACGGACAGAACCTCGGCATCCGGTCGGTGGCCTTCTCCGGTCAGAGCACGGCACTGGCGACAGGAGCCGGAGACGGCTCCATCCATCTCTGGGACGTCTCCGACCCCATGCGGCCGAAGCCGGGCTCCCAGCTGACCGGACACACTTCCTGGGTGAACGACCTGGCCTTCAGCCCTGACGGCCGGTCTCTCGCCTCCGCCAGCGCCGACGGCGCGCCGCTGGCTGCGGACGGCACGGACAGCCTCAACAGCACAGTCAGGCTGTGGCCTGTGTCGGGCTCTTCCCGTTCCTCGGCAGCCGCCACCCTGTCGGGCTCTGGATCCGGCCCGCCCGCTTTCAGCCCCGACAGCACCCTCATGGCGGCTGGTATGCCCACCACCCTATGGGCCTTGGACGATCAGGACGCACCACGTAAGGTCTCCACTCTCCAGACCTTCAACGTCGGCGGTCAGGTGGTGGCGTTCAGTGCCGACGGGGCCACCATCGCCTCGGGAGTCCCCGTGGTCACGTGGGATGTCAGCAGCCCTGCTCGCCCTCGCTCCCTGACACCCACCGTGAAGCGTTCGGGCGGTGCCGAGGCCGTGAGCTTCAGCCCCACTCGTCCGGTCCTGGCGATCGGAGACTTCTCCGAGCCGGTGCAACTGTGGGACATCAGCCGTCGCGACCGCCCGGCACGACTCAGCGCGCTGCGCGGTTCCGACGCGGACGGACAGGGCCTCGCCTTCAGCAGTGACGGACACGTCCTGGCGACAGTGACCGACAGCGGAACCGTCCAGCTCTGGGACGTCACAAGCCCCTCCAAGCCGAGCCTGCGAGGTGTCGTCAAGCCGACGGCGGGGAGGGTCGGCGCGCTGGCCTTCAGCCCCCGCGGCCGCACGCTGCTCGTCGGGGACAGCATGGGATCGGTCACGGCGTGGGACGCGTCCGACCCCCGGCACCCCGTGCGACGGGGGTCGTCCGGGCGCCACACCGGCAGCGTCGAGGGCCTCGCGTACCACCGCGACGGCTCGCTCGCGGCCAGTGCCGGCGAGGACGGCGGCATCCGCCTGTGGGACGTTGGCAACTCGGCGCGGCCCCTGGAACTGACGTTGCTCAGCGGGGGCGGACGCTTTCCCTCGGCCACGCTCTCCTTCAGCCCCGACGGGCGGTTCCTGGCGGCCGACAGCGAAGGCGGGGTCCAGCTCTGGGATGTCGACAGGACGAGGATCCTTCAACGCCTGTGCAGGGATTCGGCTCCCATCACGCCCAGTCAGTGGGCCCAGTACTTACCAGGACTCGACTACGACCCACCGTGCGCGTAGGCGCTGTGGCCCGGGAGGACCAGTGACTCTCAGCATCGCGAACACCGGCCGGATCGCGGCGCTCACAGGCGTCATGCTCGTAGCAGTTGCTTGTGGTTCCCCGCAGCCGGGCCCGCGCATCTCCCCGCCCTCGCACACGTCCTCCGCCACGTTGGAACCGTCGTCGAGGCCCTCGCCGGCCACAACGAAGGCGGTCGGCGCCGCACCCGAGAACCTACGTGATACGGCATGGTCGAACATGCCCATTCCAGGTGACTTCTGTGACATTCCGGGTCTCATCCACTTCAAGGGCAAGCAGGAGGCCACTGCCTCCTCCCACACCTGGGGCACCGTGCACATCGACCGCTGGGACGTCGTCTACGGTGACATCGACGGTGACCGACGCGATGAAGCGGCTGTCCACATCGGCTGCGACACCGGCGGAGGAACCGCCGCCGGACAAATTGCTTACGGAGCCGTCGTGTTCCGCAACGTCCAGGGCCGGCTCATTGCCCTCGGCACCATCAAGCCGCAGAAGGAACCCTCGGGTGTTCACTGCACGCTGCTGGCGAAGATCGTTATGACTGCCGGCAAGGTCACCGCACACGAGAAATGGTACCGACCGACGGACAGCAACTGCTGCCCGACCGGTACGGCGACCACGGTCTGGGAAGTCCGGAACGATCAGCTCGTCCCAGGCGTACCCCACATCCTTTCCTGAGGCGGCCGGGCCCGCCAGCTACCGCTGCCCGGCGTCGCCTCCGACGCCTACGACATCCAGGACCGCCTCCGCGCCCTCGACAACACCATGCACCTACTCGCCCCCAACCCGGCCTCCGGGCACGGAGGCTACCTGGCCGTGGCCCGAGGACCGCGCCCAGGCCTGAGGCCGACAGGGATCAGGGTGCCGTAAGCAGAACGGCGGAGCGCAAGCTGTGGCGAGCGTGTCCAGGACCGGCGGCCTGAGGAGAGGGGAGTGACGCGGCGGGACGAGCTGGGGCCGGTTTGCCTGCTGCGCTGAGATCATTGAGGAGTTCGTTGGCAGCTTCGTGTCCGGAAACCAGGGTGCGCAGCGCGGGTAGGTCAACGTAGCGGTAGCTCTGCGGCGGTGGAAGGAGCCCGTGCGGCGCAGGTGAGCCAGCGGTACGGCGTCGGTCAGCAGGCGGGGCTAGTCCATGAGGAGGGCAGAGGCCTGGGCGGCGCCGTCCGTGTAGGCGGTGTGTTCAGCCCTGCTGACGCCGCAGGCGGCGCGGTGCTGGCGCCATACCTGGGCGGGTGTGGCGGTGTCCACGTCGGCGAGGCGAGCCGTTCCCTCCGCCGCATCGACCGCACGGGCGAGTGGCTGCCCGTTTCGGTAGCCGTGCAACTTCTCCAGGACACAACTCCCCGAGGGAGTCCTTCAGAGAAACTGCGCCATCTTGAAATAGCTGATCAGGTGCTGGGGTGACGCAGT
It encodes the following:
- a CDS encoding TIR domain-containing protein, which produces MGRRQGGDDLHDAFISYSHAWDKAVAVAFQAELQGFARPWYRPRSLRIFRDETNLGASPDLWREIEAALSRSRWLVLMASPRAADSMWVRKEIRWWLKHRSRDTILIAWTDGELAWDASSGTFDWSATNALPREELAAVFDGRQPRWVDLRWLRSPGQVDGADPRLLECVAEFVAPLAGKSKDELIGDHIRQHRRTVRLVRMVIAALTSLLVIAAAGGITAYVQRNTAREQTLAAQSRQLVAEASSIQDSQPELARQLLVQAHRMSPTGQAQGALLASTSMARVIHTDGDSRSVSYSNRGAMVVTDDAVRLYDPATMAVLATLPVPKKHATAATFSPDGGLLAVGSRRGHTRLFDVADPRSPRLLGSRQATTDSIEGLFFHPRSPLLLVDADTSGAALDIRDPARPRVTDSDFDGAAAISPDARLIVTDGQDDTAHLWTLSDSGRLTRAGTVETPGIPPLGSRRNVTFSPDGHILAYGGDDNRVRLWDVANPGKPAVLADLNGQNLGIRSVAFSGQSTALATGAGDGSIHLWDVSDPMRPKPGSQLTGHTSWVNDLAFSPDGRSLASASADGAPLAADGTDSLNSTVRLWPVSGSSRSSAAATLSGSGSGPPAFSPDSTLMAAGMPTTLWALDDQDAPRKVSTLQTFNVGGQVVAFSADGATIASGVPVVTWDVSSPARPRSLTPTVKRSGGAEAVSFSPTRPVLAIGDFSEPVQLWDISRRDRPARLSALRGSDADGQGLAFSSDGHVLATVTDSGTVQLWDVTSPSKPSLRGVVKPTAGRVGALAFSPRGRTLLVGDSMGSVTAWDASDPRHPVRRGSSGRHTGSVEGLAYHRDGSLAASAGEDGGIRLWDVGNSARPLELTLLSGGGRFPSATLSFSPDGRFLAADSEGGVQLWDVDRTRILQRLCRDSAPITPSQWAQYLPGLDYDPPCA